The Burkholderia sp. NRF60-BP8 genomic sequence CAGAAGAAGACGTGGTGCTGGTAGTAGGAATCCATGATGGTGACGTGCGGCCCGGCGCAAGGCCGTGCGGAAAGAAGGGCGATGAATTGCCGTTACGCGAAGCGGCAACGGAGGATGCGGACGATTATAGCGACCGGCGCACGCGGCTGCCCGCGGCACGGCAGCCGCCGCACGGGCCCCGGCTGCCGCGTCAGCGGCGCAGCGCGGCCGGCAGCCACGCGTGCTCGACGCGCTGGCCGAGCCAGATCAGCGCCGCGTAGGGCCAGATCCACGCGAGCCAGCGCGCGATGCTGTTGAAGTGCACGTAGCGGCCCTGCCGCCACCCCGACAGCGTGAAGTCGAAGAACGGGTTGACCGGCAGCAGGTTCACGAGCGCGACGCCGGCCAGCAGCGCGAGCGCCGCGAGCATCGCGCGCCACGTCGCCGGCACGCGCAATGCGACGAGCGCCGCCGCGAAACCCAGCTCGATGCCGAGCCGCGCGCCGGGCGTCGCCCACACGACGACGAGGCCGGTGGCCGACTGCATGAACGTCGCGGCCGCCTTCAGCACGAGCGTGACGACGACCAGCGCGACCAGCAGCCGGATGCGCGGCGCGCGCGGGCGCATCGCGAGCGATGCGATCGCCAGCGCGGGGAACAGCATCAGCCCGCCGAGCACGGCTTCCCACGCGGAATCCGACAACCAGCCGTCGACCCGCTCGGGCCATTCGCTGACGTGCCACGCGGCCGGCAGCCACGCGAGCAGCGCGTCCTGCATCGACGCGTCGGCGCGCTCCCACAGCGCGGCCGGCCAGTCGCCGATGCCGAACAGGAACGGCGACGGAAACACGATCGCGAACGGCCACAGCGCGGTGAGCAGCAACGGCGTCGACCCGTCGGCCTCCAGCCACGCGAAGCGCAGCCGGCGCAGCACGCCGCGGTCGAGCAGCGCGCCGGCGGCCGGCGCGGCGAGCGCCGCGCCCAGCAGCGCGCCGAGCGCGTTCGCGCCGAGATCGAGATTCGACGCGACGCGCGTCGGCAGGTAGGTCTGCAGCGCCTCCATCGTCCCCGACAGCAGCACGCCGAGCACGCTCGCGATCAGCGTCGCGGCCACGCCGCGCCAGCGCGGGTGCAGCGCGAGCACGCCGAGCGCGCCGAACGGCAGATAACCGAGCACGTTCGTGACCACGTCGAACGCCGTCACGTAGCGCTGCATCGGCGCGAACAGGTAATCGAACGGACCGATGCCGAGCGACGCCCAGCCTTCGAACGGATACAGCGACGCATAGACGATCAGCGCCGCGTAGGCGGCAAACGCCTGCCGCGCGAGCGGCGACGCGCGATGCGTGCCGGGCGCGCTCATCGCGGCTGCCCGCCGGGCGTCACGGCGTGCCCGCGTACGCCTGCACGCCGACCCACGCGGCGATCTGCGACACGAGTTCGTCGCTGGCCGCCGCGAGCGCGCGCGCGCCGCCGGCCGCGTCGGGCGTGCTCGACGGCGCGCGCGCGACGAACGTGCGCTGGCCGAGCACCTTGCCGTCGAGCATCAGCGTCGCGCGCGCGGTCACCGCGCCGTGGCTTTGCGACTGTCCGTCGAAGACCTGTTCGAATTCGCTCAGGTCGACCTTGAGGGTCGGCGCGCGCACGCCGTCGGCCCCTTCGAGCACCGTGCCGCGCGACGACAGCGCGCCGCGCAGCCGTTGCGTGAGCAACTGCGCGGGCGGCGCGGTCCAGCGGCTGTCGCGATAGACGGCCACGTGCTGCGCATCGGCGTACGCGAGGCGGTACGCGAACTTGTCCGTATCGAGCGCATCGGGCGCGGCGACGTCGAGCACCTTCAGCGCGGGGCCGGACCCGGTGGTCGCCACCGACGACACGGGCCCGAGGTCGTAGCGGATGTTCGACAGCACCGCGTTGTTGCCGGCGCAACCGGCCGCCAGCGCGAGCGTCAGCGCGGCAAGCGCGGCCGGGCGCAGCGCGCGGTCAAGGATTCGTGGCATGGCGTATTCCTGCATGATGTTTCCGGTTTCGATGGACGTCATTGCCCGGCCGTCGCGCCCGGCCAGACGAAGCCCGCTTCGCCGGGCCCCGGCGCCGCGCCGGGCGACCCGAACAACAGACTGCGCGGGTTGCGGCCGAGTTCGCCGGCGACGTCCTTCAATTGCCGCGACGCGTCGCCGACGCTGCCGGCCAGCGCATTGAAGCGCGGCAGCGTGTCGTACTGCACGCGCGCGTTGAGCCCGTTCAGCGCGACGCCGACCTGCTCGGCGGCCGTGCCGGCCTTGTTCAGGTTCGACACGAGCGGCCCGTTCGGCTGCAGCAGCGTGTTCGCCGACGCCATCGCGCGGTTTACCTCGTGCATCGTCTCCGGCAGCGCGGCGACCGCCGGGCCGAGCTGCTTCGTCAGCGTCGCCGCGCCGTCGGCCGCGTGCTGCAGGCTTTCGGCGGTCGCGCGCAACTGCTCGCGCATCTCGGGCGACATCAGCGCGTTCGCGCTTTTCGCCGCGAGTTCGAGCTGCCGCAGCAGCACGTCGCCGCGCTCCTGGATCTGGTCGAACAGGCTCGGCCGCATCGGAATCTGCGCGATCGACTTCGGCGACGACGGCAGCGGCGACAGATCGCGCCCCGTATCCTCGAGCTGCACGAACGCGATACCCGTCACGCCCTGGAAGCCGAGGCTGCCGTAGGTCGACTGCGTGATCGGCGCGTCGTGATCGACGAGGATGCGGATCCGGATCTGCCCCGGGTGCGTGCGATCGAAGCCGATCGACTGCACCTTGCCGACGTCGAGGCCGCGAAAGCGCACGGCCGCGTCCGGGAACAGCCCCGTCACGTTGGTGCGCGCGAGCAGGTCGTACGGCACGCGCACGGTGCGGTCGACGTTGAACCAGAACACGGTGCCCGCGATCGCGAGCGTCAGCGCGATCGTGAACAGGCCGGCCCAGAACGCATGTGATTTGTTTTCCATTCGCGGGTTCCTTGCTTCTACAGCTCGACGCTCGACAGCGCCGGTTCGAGGGCCGCCTTCGGCAGCTTCGCGCGCCGCTCGGGCGGCAGCGCCTGCAACGCGCGGCGCCCGCGCAGCCCCAGGAAATATTCGTGGATGAACGGGTGGTCGACGTTCGCGGCCTCCTCGACGGGCGCGGCGACCAGCACCTTGCGGTCGGCCAGCACCGCGACGCGCGTCGACAGCGCGACCATCGTATCGAGGTCGTGCGTCACCATCACGACGGTCAGCCCGAGCGTGCGGTGCAGCGTCGCGATCAGCTCGACGAATTCGTCGGAGGCCTGCGGATCGAGGCCGGCCGTCGGTTCGTCGAGGAACAGCAGCTCGGGCTCCAGCGCGATCGCGCGCGCGATGCCGACCCGCTTCACCATCCCGCCCGACAGCGCGGCCGGCATCTTCGACGCGTGCTTGCACGGCAGCCCGACCATCTCCAGCTTCAGCATCACGATGTCGTGCAGCAGGTCCGGCGGCACGCGGCCGAGCTCGCGCAGCGGCTGCGCGACGTTGTCGAACACCGTCATCGACGAGAACAGCGCGCCCTGCTGGAACAGCATCCCCGAACGCGTGCGCATCATCCGCGCGCTCGCGTCGTCGATCGTCGCCGTATCCTCGCCGAACACCTTGATCGTGCCCGACGTCGGCCGTTCGAGGCCGAGGATCTGGCGCACGAGCGTCGTCTTGCCGGAGCCCGAGCCGCCGACGATCGACACGATCTCGCCGCGCCGCACGTCGAAGTCGAGCTTCTGGTGAACGATGTTGCGCCCGTAGCGCTTGGTCAGGTTGCGCACCTCGATCACGAGGTCGCCGGCATCGGCGGCCGCGTCCGGCCGGGAGCCGACCGACCCGGCGCCGATCGCCGCGGCGTGCGCGGTCGTTTCGTTCGATGCGTTCATCCGAGCCCCACGTTCTGGAACAGGATCGCGAACACCGCGTCGGCGAGGATCACGACCGTGATCGACGACACCACCGACGTGGTCGTGCCTTCGCCGAGGCTCTGCGAATTCGCCTTGATCCGGAAGCCGAAATGGCACGCGACCAGCGCGATCAGCATGCCGAACACGACGCCCTTGCCGACGCCGATGTACAGGTTCGCGATCGGCACGACGCCCGGCAGCGAGCGCACGAAGTAGTTGATGTCGATGCCGAGCACGAACTTCGCGGCGAGCGCGCCGCCCGTCAGCGCGATGATGTTGGTCCACATCACGAGCAGCGGCATCGCGACGCCGAGCGCGAGCACGCGCGGCAGGATCAGCCGCAACCCGTGCGGGATGCCCATCACGCGCATCGCGTCGAGCTCCTCGGTCACGCGCATCACGCCGATCTGCGCGGTGATCGCGGAGCCCGAGCGGCCCGCGACGAGAATCGCCGACAGCACCGGGCCGAGCTCGCGGATCACCGACAGCCCGAGAATGTTCACGATGTAGCGGTTCGCCCCGAACATCTGCAACTGCTGCGCGGACAGGTAGCTGAGCACGATGCCGATCAGGAAGGCGACGAGCGCGGTGATCGGCAGCGCCTGCGCGCCGGCGCTGTAGATGTTCGCGGAGGTTTCCCGCCACGGCATCGTCCGCGGGCGGCGCAGCACCGACAGCGCATCGAGGATCACGAGGCCGAACATCGCGATGCCGCCCTGCAGGTGTTCGCCGAACGAGAAGATCGCCTGGCCGAGCCGCGTGACGGGATCGAACCGCACGATGCGCTCGGGCGCCTCGCGCTGGCTGTCGAGCCGCTCGATGCGCTCGAAGATCGTGCGCTGCGTGGCGCTCAGCGCGACGCCGGCCGGCAGCTTGCGGCCCCACACACGCCACAGCGCCTGGCCGCCGACGTGATCGAGCCGCTCGATGCCGGACAGATCCCATTCGCTCACGCGCCCGGCGGCGATGCTCGCGATGCGGCGCGCCACGGCCCCGCGGTTGCGCGCGAGCGACAGCGCGGTCCACTGGCCGGTCAGGCGCACCGTCTGGCCCTGGCCGCCGGCGTCGACCGACAGGCCGGGAGGAGTCTCGAAGTCCAAGGGCAGGTTGTTTGCAAAAGGATGACAGCGGCCATTGTAGCGAACCGCCCGACGCCGCGACGTGAGGATTTCCGGCGCGGCGTCGGGGGCGCGGCTCGCAGCCGGGAGCGTCGAGCCCGGGGCGCCGGCCGGCTGCCGGCATCGCAACCTTTCATTGTTCCGTCACGTTTCCTTTCGATACTCTCACGCGCCGCACCTCAGGCCGTCGGCGCACCGCGCCGCCATTCGTGCGTACCTCGCGCTTCATAAAACAGAACACCGAACAGGACAACCGATGCGTCTCCCCCCGCTTTCCCGCCGCCACGTGCCGGCCGCCGCCGCGCTCGCCAGCCTCGCCTTCGTCCTCGCCGGCTGCGGCGGCGACGACGTCACCGCCACGCCGCCGTCGCAGCCCGAGGCCCAGGCGCCCGTCGGCACGACGGCCACGCTCGCGCTGCTCGAGACGACCGACCTGCACACCAACGTGCTGTCGTACGACTATTTCAAGCTCGCCGCCGACAATTCGCTCGGCTTC encodes the following:
- a CDS encoding MlaD family protein, with the translated sequence MENKSHAFWAGLFTIALTLAIAGTVFWFNVDRTVRVPYDLLARTNVTGLFPDAAVRFRGLDVGKVQSIGFDRTHPGQIRIRILVDHDAPITQSTYGSLGFQGVTGIAFVQLEDTGRDLSPLPSSPKSIAQIPMRPSLFDQIQERGDVLLRQLELAAKSANALMSPEMREQLRATAESLQHAADGAATLTKQLGPAVAALPETMHEVNRAMASANTLLQPNGPLVSNLNKAGTAAEQVGVALNGLNARVQYDTLPRFNALAGSVGDASRQLKDVAGELGRNPRSLLFGSPGAAPGPGEAGFVWPGATAGQ
- a CDS encoding MlaE family ABC transporter permease, with protein sequence MDFETPPGLSVDAGGQGQTVRLTGQWTALSLARNRGAVARRIASIAAGRVSEWDLSGIERLDHVGGQALWRVWGRKLPAGVALSATQRTIFERIERLDSQREAPERIVRFDPVTRLGQAIFSFGEHLQGGIAMFGLVILDALSVLRRPRTMPWRETSANIYSAGAQALPITALVAFLIGIVLSYLSAQQLQMFGANRYIVNILGLSVIRELGPVLSAILVAGRSGSAITAQIGVMRVTEELDAMRVMGIPHGLRLILPRVLALGVAMPLLVMWTNIIALTGGALAAKFVLGIDINYFVRSLPGVVPIANLYIGVGKGVVFGMLIALVACHFGFRIKANSQSLGEGTTTSVVSSITVVILADAVFAILFQNVGLG
- a CDS encoding VanZ family protein; this encodes MSAPGTHRASPLARQAFAAYAALIVYASLYPFEGWASLGIGPFDYLFAPMQRYVTAFDVVTNVLGYLPFGALGVLALHPRWRGVAATLIASVLGVLLSGTMEALQTYLPTRVASNLDLGANALGALLGAALAAPAAGALLDRGVLRRLRFAWLEADGSTPLLLTALWPFAIVFPSPFLFGIGDWPAALWERADASMQDALLAWLPAAWHVSEWPERVDGWLSDSAWEAVLGGLMLFPALAIASLAMRPRAPRIRLLVALVVVTLVLKAAATFMQSATGLVVVWATPGARLGIELGFAAALVALRVPATWRAMLAALALLAGVALVNLLPVNPFFDFTLSGWRQGRYVHFNSIARWLAWIWPYAALIWLGQRVEHAWLPAALRR
- a CDS encoding ABC transporter ATP-binding protein, translated to MNASNETTAHAAAIGAGSVGSRPDAAADAGDLVIEVRNLTKRYGRNIVHQKLDFDVRRGEIVSIVGGSGSGKTTLVRQILGLERPTSGTIKVFGEDTATIDDASARMMRTRSGMLFQQGALFSSMTVFDNVAQPLRELGRVPPDLLHDIVMLKLEMVGLPCKHASKMPAALSGGMVKRVGIARAIALEPELLFLDEPTAGLDPQASDEFVELIATLHRTLGLTVVMVTHDLDTMVALSTRVAVLADRKVLVAAPVEEAANVDHPFIHEYFLGLRGRRALQALPPERRAKLPKAALEPALSSVEL
- a CDS encoding ABC-type transport auxiliary lipoprotein family protein, with the protein product MPRILDRALRPAALAALTLALAAGCAGNNAVLSNIRYDLGPVSSVATTGSGPALKVLDVAAPDALDTDKFAYRLAYADAQHVAVYRDSRWTAPPAQLLTQRLRGALSSRGTVLEGADGVRAPTLKVDLSEFEQVFDGQSQSHGAVTARATLMLDGKVLGQRTFVARAPSSTPDAAGGARALAAASDELVSQIAAWVGVQAYAGTP